TTTAGCTATTGGCTTTGGTGGAGCTATGACCGAGATGGGTTTTGGTAATCAGCTAGAATTATCATCCGCAGAAATTTTGGCAAATATCCAAGCGATTCAAAAGTGTAATGAAATTGAACTTGTAGAACCGAGAGAAGACATACCGCTTCAGCATGGGATGAACTTTTCCATTGACATGGAAACGGGAACCGGAAAAACATATATTTACTTGCGTACCATTCACGAATTGAATGCTCGGTATGGTTTTACCAAGTTCATCATCGTTGTTCCTAGTGTGCCGATTCGGGAAGGTGTTCTGAAAAACCTGGAGATTACTAAAGAACATTTTCAAAATATTTATGGCAATCAACCCTTTGATTATTGGGTCTATAACTCCAAACGAGTCTCAAATCTACGCCAGTTTGCTAACTCTAATCAATTACAGATTCTTGTTATCAATATTGATGCTTTCAATAAAAAAGACATCAGTGTGATTCATAAAGAACTAGATGGGTTATCAGGATATCGCCCCATTGAATTCATTCAAGCCACTAACCCAATTGTGATTCTGGATGAACCACAAAATATGGAATCAGACAAGGCAAAAGAGGCCATAGCTAGTTTAAATCCACTCTGTACGTTACGTTATTCTGCGACTCACAAGAACTTATACAACTTACTTTATAGACTTGATCCCGTGAAAGCTTACGACATGAAACTCGTTAAGCAAATTACGGTGACATCTGCCCTGGAAGAAAACAGTTTTAATCAACCATATATTCTCTTAGAGTCTATTAAAGCAACCAAAACAAAAATTACTGCGAAACTAACGATCGATGTACAAAAACAAAATTCTCCTAGTCGCAACAGTGTATCTGTTAGTAAAAATGGAGTTGATCTATACGAATTATCCGGTAGTCGAGAACTCTACAGAGGCTATGTGGTTAATTGTATTGATGCAGGTTTTGGTTATATTTCCTTTACCAATGGAGTTAGCCTAAATATCGGAGAAGCGATCGGCAATTATGGTGATGATTTGATGAAGGCACAGATCAGAGAAACGATTAAAGAACATTTAGATAAAGAGCTTGCTGTAAAACGACAACTTCCCGATCGCCCGATGAAAGTTCTTTCCCTATTTTTTATCGATCGTGTTGCTAATTATGCTGCTACAGATGGCAAGATTCGCCAATGGTTTATCGAAATCTATCAAGAATTATCCCAACTACCGCGTTATCAAAATCTTAATTTGCCTGCGGTTGAGGACATTCATAATGGTTACTTTGCTCAAGATACACAGGGCAACGCCAAAGATACCAATGGTGCAACGGTAGCAGATGATTCAGCATATCAGTTAATTATGAAGGATAAAGAACGGCTATTGTCGCCAACAGAGCCACTTCGTTTTATCTTCAGTCATTCAGCATTAAAAGAAGGTTGGGATAATCCCAATGTTTTTCAGATATGTATGTTGCGTGAGGTACAATCAAAAGTTGAAAGACGACAAACCATTGGGCGAGGATTGCGCTTACCTGTAGATGCAACTGGGATTCGTGTTTTTGATCCAACAATCAATCGCTTAACAGTTGTAGCCAATGAAAGTTATGCCGATTTTGCCCGTGCTTTGCAAACCGAAATTGAAGAAGATTGTGGGGTGAAATTTGAAGGCAGAATCAAAAATAACCGCGATCGCCAAAAAGCAAACCTGATTCCCAAGTGGAGAGAAAACACTGATTTTCTGGAACTCTGGGAACGGATTAAACATAAAACCCGTTATTCTGTTGAATACGATACCCAAGAACTAATTAAGAAAGCGGCAGCAGAAATTCATAAAATGTCTGCCATTACCGCCCCACAAATCCGTTTAGAAAAAGTTGCTTTAAGTTACGCAAATACGGGAGTTACTTCACAGCTTTTGTCCGTCACCAGTAGCAAAACAGAATCCATAATTTCCCATATTCCCGATTTAATTAGCTATTTGCAACGAGAAACCGAGCTAACCCGCGATACTCTATCCAGTATTCTTTTAAAGTCCCATCGCTTGTCAGATATATTTATCAATCCTCAACTGTTTCTTGATCTAGCAACACGAGCAATCCGCTTCACAATGCAAGAGTTCATGGTGAACGGTATCAAGTATGAGCGCATTGCTGGGGAAGAGTATGAAATGCGTCTGTTTGAAGATTGGGAAATTGCAGGTTTTATCGACAATATGTTATCGGTAGATCACTCCATCTATGATGCGATCGAGTATCAATCTGAAACAGAGAGACAATTTGCTGAGATCCTAGATGGGCGAGAAGACATCAAATTGTTTATCAAGCTTCCACCTTGGTTTAAGGTTCAAACTCCACTCGGTACTTACAATCCTGATTGGGCGATCGTTAAACAAGTTTCTGAAGATGAGCAAAAACTCTACCTGATTCGAGAGACTAAAGGTACTAAAGAGCAGCTAAGCTTGAGAAAGGGTGAAGGTGCAAAGATCCATTGTGGTCAAAAGCATTTTGACATCCTGAACGTTGACTTTGATGTGGTTACAACTGCCTCAGAAATTTAGATTTTATCCAAAACTGATAGAGAATTTCTGCGGGAAACGCGCCGCCAGTAGATTAGCTAGTTCTTGAACTATCTCAATGTAATCGGGATTTTTGCTGAATTTTGGATCTGCAAATGAAGGTTGAGCGACTACCAGATTAACTAGGAATACCAAGACTACAAGAAAAATTTGGAAGAGTTTCATGATTTTCTCCTTATCATTGCAAGACTCACAACTTTGACTTTAATTGCTCTCAAGCAATAAAATCAAATATTCTTATTTGTTAATACGATAATAAAAAGTGATTAATTAGTTTGGGCCAGAATTGGCAAACCACACTGATGGCAGGAAAAATTTGTATAGCGATCGTTGCTTCCTTGTCCTCCTTCTCCTGCTTGTCCATGTCAAAATGGAAGTCTGTCGTGTATTCTCGCCTGACCCGTGACCACTACTCCTCTCTCTTATAGTTCCCAAACAGCAACTGACCCCCACGCTCAGCAACCGGACGCCCTGGGAAGATTTGGGCGCTTTGGTGGCAAGTACGTGCCGGAAACGCTGATGCCTGCTTTGAGCGAACTAGAAGCGGCATTTGTACAATATCGCTCTGAGGCAGATTTCCAACAAGAACTCCAACAACTGCTGCGCGACTATGTGGGACGCCCCAGCCCCCTGTACTTCGCCGAACGCTTAACCGCGCACTATGCCCGACCTGACGGCACTGGGCCGCAAATTTATCTCAAACGAGAAGATTTGAACCACACTGGGGCTCATAAAATCAACAACGCTTTGGCTCAGGTATTGTTGGCCAAGCGGATGGGCAAACAGCGCATTATTGCCGAAACTGGTGCGGGTCAACATGGGGTGGCGACAGCAACCGTTTGCGCCCGGTTTGGCCTGGATTGCGTTATTTATATGGGCGTTCACGATATGGAACGACAAGCCCTAAACGTATTCCGAATGCGGCTGATGGGGGCCGAGGTACGCCCAGTGGCGGCGGGAACGGGAACGCTGAAGGATGCGACTTCGGAGGCAATTCGGGACTGGGTGACGAATGTGGAAACAACTCACTATATCCTGGGTTCGGTTGCTGGCCCCCATCCC
The sequence above is drawn from the Argonema galeatum A003/A1 genome and encodes:
- a CDS encoding DEAD/DEAH box helicase family protein → MKIQFDSQQQYQLDAVKAVIDVFDGQPLAGGQFEISLAIGFGGAMTEMGFGNQLELSSAEILANIQAIQKCNEIELVEPREDIPLQHGMNFSIDMETGTGKTYIYLRTIHELNARYGFTKFIIVVPSVPIREGVLKNLEITKEHFQNIYGNQPFDYWVYNSKRVSNLRQFANSNQLQILVINIDAFNKKDISVIHKELDGLSGYRPIEFIQATNPIVILDEPQNMESDKAKEAIASLNPLCTLRYSATHKNLYNLLYRLDPVKAYDMKLVKQITVTSALEENSFNQPYILLESIKATKTKITAKLTIDVQKQNSPSRNSVSVSKNGVDLYELSGSRELYRGYVVNCIDAGFGYISFTNGVSLNIGEAIGNYGDDLMKAQIRETIKEHLDKELAVKRQLPDRPMKVLSLFFIDRVANYAATDGKIRQWFIEIYQELSQLPRYQNLNLPAVEDIHNGYFAQDTQGNAKDTNGATVADDSAYQLIMKDKERLLSPTEPLRFIFSHSALKEGWDNPNVFQICMLREVQSKVERRQTIGRGLRLPVDATGIRVFDPTINRLTVVANESYADFARALQTEIEEDCGVKFEGRIKNNRDRQKANLIPKWRENTDFLELWERIKHKTRYSVEYDTQELIKKAAAEIHKMSAITAPQIRLEKVALSYANTGVTSQLLSVTSSKTESIISHIPDLISYLQRETELTRDTLSSILLKSHRLSDIFINPQLFLDLATRAIRFTMQEFMVNGIKYERIAGEEYEMRLFEDWEIAGFIDNMLSVDHSIYDAIEYQSETERQFAEILDGREDIKLFIKLPPWFKVQTPLGTYNPDWAIVKQVSEDEQKLYLIRETKGTKEQLSLRKGEGAKIHCGQKHFDILNVDFDVVTTASEI
- the trpB gene encoding tryptophan synthase subunit beta; translation: MTTTPLSYSSQTATDPHAQQPDALGRFGRFGGKYVPETLMPALSELEAAFVQYRSEADFQQELQQLLRDYVGRPSPLYFAERLTAHYARPDGTGPQIYLKREDLNHTGAHKINNALAQVLLAKRMGKQRIIAETGAGQHGVATATVCARFGLDCVIYMGVHDMERQALNVFRMRLMGAEVRPVAAGTGTLKDATSEAIRDWVTNVETTHYILGSVAGPHPYPMMVRDFHTIIGEETRAQAQEKWGGLPDILLACVGGGSNAIGLFHEFVNEPSVRLIGVEAAGEGVDTGKHAATLTKGRIGVLHGAMSYLLQDDDGQVIEPHSISAGLDYPGVGPEHSYLKDSARAEYYSVTDKEALEAFKRLSQLEGIIPALETAHAIAFLETLCQELTGSPRIVINCSGRGDKDVQTVAKLG